One stretch of Diabrotica undecimpunctata isolate CICGRU chromosome 5, icDiaUnde3, whole genome shotgun sequence DNA includes these proteins:
- the LOC140442364 gene encoding uncharacterized protein, with protein MTRYTEKEQVLILKLLKYFQLEKEAGQTLLPISAVRERVAEALEISLPTIRRLANEGIQKDSDYTNKVSESVATSCEPNLILNKYEHTIRTRIYGMFSKGEHVTLYTLKQKLEEVDEVKISISALQRVLKVLKFRRVNCNISNRKYLMEQTHVTLKRLQLLKAYKENEMDGYPFKPVFLDETWIFSKGGFRKSWQDGSSYAVRKKSGEGVRYIVLHAGSENGFINNCELIFKSGSKSGDYHDSMNSDNFEKWFVHQLLPNLEEPSLIIMDNASYHSTLLEKIPNASWTKHSLIEWLTNRNIKYSMSMMKFELMAIVKKHLPEKCSRQVHV; from the exons ATGACAAGATATACTGAAAAAGAACaagtactaatattaaaattgctgaaatattttcaattagaaaaggaagctggacaaacattattaccaatttctgctgttcgtgaa CGTGTTGCTGAGGCGTTAGAAATTTCTTTGCCAACCATAAGGCGATTAGCAAATGAAGGAATACAAAAAGATTCTGATTATACCAATAAAGTAAGCGAATCAGTAGCCACTAGTTGTGAACCTAActtgattttaaataaatacgAGCATACCATTAGGACTCGTATATACGGAATGTTTAGTAAag GTGAGCATGTAACTCTCTATACACTAAAACAAAAGCTCGAGGAAGTGGATGAGGTTAAAATTTCGATTTCTGCACTTCAGCGagttttaaaagtattaaaattcaGACGGGTGAATTGTAATATTTCAAACAGGAAGTATTTAATGGAGCAAACACATGTTACATTAAAGAGACTCCAGTTATTAAAAGCGTACAAAGAGAATGAAATGGATGGATACCCCTTTAAACCAGTTTTCCTGGATGAGACGTGGATATTTAGTAAAGGAGGATTCCGGAAGAGCTGGCAGGATGGCAGTAGTTATGCAGTCCGAAAGAAGAGTGGAGAAGGTGTACGATACATTGTCCTTCATGCAGGTTCTGAAAATGGGTTTATTAATAACTGTGAACTCATTTTCAAAAGTGGAAGTAAATCTGGTGACTACCATGATTCGATGAATTcagataattttgaaaaatggtttgtgCATCAGCTTTTACCAAACTTAGAAGAACCTTCGTTGattataatggacaatgcatcgtaccatTCAACTTTACTTGAAAAAATTCCAAATGCAAGTTGGACCAAACATTCTTTAATAGAATGGTTGACAAACCGAAATATCAAATATTCAATGTCTATGATGAAGTTTGAGTTAATGGCTATTGTAAAGAAGCATTTACCAGAAAAATGCTCTCGTCAGGTTCACGTCTGA